ATGGCGGAATCAAAATCTTTTTTCCTAAACTCAAACCTAATTCTGTGGCTCTTTGACGTAAATAGGTGTTCGCACTCACTCCACCCGTGATCGCGATGGTTTTTACTTGTGGATAAGACTCTAAAGCTCTTTTTAATTTAGTGATCAAAACATCAACGACTGATTTTTCATAACTAGCACAAAGATCTTTGATCGAAGCTTCGACCTGCTCGGGGCCTAAACTGTGCAACAGTCGCATAGCTGAAGCCTTGGTTCCTGAAAAACTAAAATCCAATCCTTTATGCAAAAGCCCCTGTGAAAATTGATACTTTAGGGGATCTCCTTGTCTGGCCCATTTGTCTAACTGAGCTCCACCTGGAAACCCTAAACCTAACTCTTTGGCGAATTTATCTAGAGCCTCTCCTGCAGCATCATCAATACTATGACCTAACACTTTGTACTTTCCGTATTCTTCAAAATAGTACAGTTGAGTGTGACCACCGCTCACTGCTAAAACCAAGGCGGGCACACTGTCCTGCAAACTAGGCGCGGAGTGTTTTTCATCCCTGAGCCAAGGGGCTAAGATGTGTCCTTCTAAATGGTTCACCCCGACAAAGGGAAGTTTCCAAGATAAAGACAAAGTCTTTATAGTCACAAGTCCCACCAAAAGCGACCCCACTAAACCTGGGCGATTTGTCACGGCTAGGCCCGCAAGGTCCTGAGGTTTTAAGTTCAGGTCTCCCAACACTTGGTCAATCAGGGGTAAAACATTTTTGGTATGATTTCTAGAGGCCACTTCAGGAACCACACCACCAAAGGGCTCATGAACGGCATTTTGATCTGCACCGAGCTGCCGATACACAAAGCCTGTCGAGTCCACAACAGCCACAGAGCTGTCATCACAACTCGTTTCGACTGCTAAACATAGTATGGGGGATGGTAATGCCATCCCTATCCTATAAACTATCTAGGCGGAATTTGGCAAACTTAGCGGCGCGATCGTTAGGAAATCTTTTGATGACCGAGTTATAAAAGGTCTTCGCCTCGCTCTTCATCCCTAATTCTTGAAAACACACGCCAATTTTATAAGTGACCAGCGGAATTTCCGTAGATTTAGGGTTTAATTCTCTGTATTTCTGGAACTCTTCAATGGCCGCAGACCAATTCCCTGTAGAAAAGTGCTTATCTGCCACCGCAAGATCCCCTGTTGCTGCAGCCTTCTTGGACTCTGCTGTAGAAGCTTTAGCCCCAGAAGCTCTCAATTCTGCAATCTCTTTTTTCAACGCCTCTTGCTGCCCCACCATTTCACTTAAGGCGGCTTCGAGGTCTTTCACTTTATCTTGAGAGGCTGCGTCCCCTTGGGTGCTTGCTTTGGCTTCCATCTCTTCGATACGTCCCAAGAGTTCACGAAACTGTTCATCATAATTTTTAAGTTTCAGTTCCAGTTCTGCCTTTTCTTTTTGCAACTTGGACTCTTGAGGAGATTGTCGATGCTTTTGTGGATTCACAGGAGCATTGGGAGACATTTCTGAACGTAAAACCAAACATCCTGACATAAAAAATAAACTTCCCAAAAGAAGTGCGTATAAAGATGCAGTTTGAGTTAAGTGTTTCATAATAAGGCCTCTCCTTTTCGACGTTGAATCACACGCGCTCTGAGTTCTGCTTGTTCAGCATAACGGCGACTTTGATTGAAAAATTCTTTGGCTTTTTTATAATCTCGTTCATTGTAATGACGAAGTGCCTGCTCATATAAAGTTTGTGAAATATGAAGCTGCTTCTTGGCGTACTCTTTGGCTCGCGCTTCTTGCGCAGATTCAATGGCCACATAGGAAAGCATGTACTCTTGGAGAGGGGGTTTACCCACACAGGCTGAAAGTCCTAGTCCAAGAAAAAGATAAAAAAATAGGGCCAATGTTAATCGCATTGACCCAATTCTCAACAATTTTTACTGAAGTGGCAAGAAGTTCGCACGTCTATTTTTAGAGTGATCACCTTCTGTGTCGCCATAAGACAATAGACGCTCTTCACCATAGCTGATTGTGACAAGCTGTTTTGAGCTTACACCTAAGCTGACAAGGTAATTCTTAACGGCCTTTGCACGTCTTTCACCTAAAGCCAAGTTGTACTCAATAGAACCTCTTTCGTCACAGTGACCTTCTACTTGCACTTTAACGTTAGGGTTCGCGTTCATCCACTCTGCATTAGAAGCTAATTTTTGCTTAGCATCGTCAGTCAGGTTGGAACCGTCATAAGGAAAGTTCACAGTATAGAGACCAGGAATCGCACCCGCATCACTACCTGCTGCACTTGGGTTAAGAGCTTGATCGTTCATTCCTGACGCATCAAGAACTCCACCTTGAGATAGTGGATCACCACCATCTGGCTCAAGAACAGAAGTGTCGCCTGATTTCTTCTTACTTGCACAATTTGTTACGGAAAAGGCTAGAGTCAATACTGCAAAAGCCATGATGATAGTTTTCATTGAAATACCCCCATTAAGTATAATGATTCAATATCATTTTAAGGTGGCTTTCAGAGATGTCAATGCCCATAATAAATAGTGGACCAAGGTGGAACATGTTTTTTTCTACAAAATTTTTATTTTTTTTATTTTGCATAAATATAAGTCAGATTGCATTTGCATCGTGGAACCGACTTGAAACAGAACACTTCCGTTTATTAGTGCATGCGGAACACATTGAAACGGGTAAATATATTGCTGAAGAGTCTGAACGTGCCTACCATCAGCTTAAAAAAATCTATTCCGAGTTCCCAACGTCCAAAATACTTATTGTTGTTGAGCACCGTACTGATCTAGCCAATGGTTCTGCCTCTAATTTCCCTTATCCACATATTGTGCTCTATCCCACGCTCCCCAACACCTATTCCTCTATTGGGGAGTACAAAGAATGGGTTTACGAGTTGGTCCTCCACGAGCTTGTGCATTTTTTAAGTTTTTTTCCTGTGCACGGCGTCTATAAACCCCTAAATTGGCTTTTTGGGAACTATATCTCCCCTAACTTTATTATGTTACCCGCCTGGTGGCATGAAGGGCTTGCTGTTCACCTTGAGACCCACCTCACCCATGGTGGGCGTATGCGCTCCGCCCATTATAGTGAAATGGCCAAGGCCCTTTCAAGTTCATTAGCTTCAGGAGATGAGGACCTCAACCGTATCAATGAAAGATACATTCCGTCCTTTCCTTACGGTCAAAGACCTTACTTCTATGGTAGCCTTGTTTTTAATCAGGCCTTAAAAGAGGCCGAGCCTCAAGATATAGATCGACTCGTACAGTCCTATTCACGTATGCTTCCCCCTTACAACCTTTACTCTTCTACAAAAAAACACCTTAAGACCCACTTTCGAGCCGCACGCAAAAGTGTAGAAAGATACACATACCCCACAGACGAAGGGTTTACATTTTTAGGAGAACAACCCCGCCTACTAGACCCTCAAACTCTGATCACCAACTATTTGGATAAAAACCTTTTTAATAATTTGATCAAATACGACTTGTCCCAAAAAAAGCCGACTCCTGAAGTTTGGGTTCAGCATCAGAGCCTCGGGCGGTTTGAAATTTCCCAAGACAAGAGTCTCATTCTTTTTGATGCCATCGCCCCTTACCAACGACGATATCAAACCAGTGATCTTTTTTTATATGACATCAAAAATAAAACTAAAAAACGCCTCACCACGGGGCTTAGAGTGCGTGAGGCCACTCTTGCTGCCGATAACTCTACTGCGATAGCTATCAAGTTAAACCTTGCGCAAAGTGAGTTGTGTCGCATCCTTCTAAAGGCGGAAAAACCCACCTGTGAAGTTCTGTATACTCCTCCCCTAGGTACTCGACTGAGTTTTCCCGAATACCTGAGTGCGGACGAAGTGGTTTTTATTGAAAAGCCGAATAATGAAAAGAGTCTTTTAAAGATTTTAAATTTAAACACACGCCACATGTCCACCATAAACACTCAAGAGTTTCAAGATATCTACTGGGCTAAGCCTCGTGGAAAACAACTTACACTTCAGGCTTTGGCACAAGATTCAGACACTCGACAAGTGTACATTCAAAATGGAGCGCGTTGGACTCCACTCAGTCATGACCCTGTGGGAATTGCGGGTTTTGACTTTGACCATGGTCACTTAAGTCTTTCGCGCGTGACTCCCACTGGATACAAAGTCAAAGTTCTACAAAATATCGAAACCACAGGCACTGCACCCAGCACTCCTTCCCCAAGTGTTCAAGAAGAAAGCCCCTCACCGCCTTACACCTTAAACTCGAACTTTTTAGCTTCAAGTGAGAGTATCACTAAACCTGAAGTCCAAGTGAAAGACGACTCTCTGTGGCCTTATATGCTACCACACTATTGGATCCCTTTTATTTATCCTAACTATGGCGGATTTTCTGATCACTTTATTATGACCTTTTCAACAGGGTCTACTGATCCTCTACGAAGACATTCTTATAATATCACTCTGGCCCATGATACGATCTCAAAGCGACTAGGCGGGAGTATGGTTTACACCAACTACTCCTACCAACACCCTTGGGGTCTTTATGTCAGTCAGATGGAATCCCCCTTAACCGACACACTTTCTAGAACCTATCAAAGAGCGGGAGTGTTCACAGATTTAGAACTTGTGGAACTGGATTCTAATCTGGGGGGGCTGTCTTTACGCCTGAGTGCCGACTACAACAATGCCCAACTGCGAGGAGTAGTGGATGACCTTAAAACTTTTGGCGTCACCGCACGTTTAAGTTATGACGACATTGCAGGTTTTCCCGCAGATGTAGCTCCGATCTCTGGGCAATTTGTCTCTTTAGCTCACTCTTATTTTTTTGAAAGCTCAGATATGTTTGGCTACAACTATAGTGAACTGTATTTTGAAAAGTTCTTCTCAAAATATGTGGCTCCTCCCAAAACATCTTGGAAGTTATTTGGAAAAGGCATCATGTCTGATCAGTTCCTGCCCCCACTCTTAGCTCCGATCAACTACAGTGGTTATTTTGCGTCGTCACGTTATCAGCGTGATTTTGTCATTCGTGGTTATCCTTCAGGGGTATTCCGAGCGTATGAGGGGGCCTTCAACTTAGGTTTAGAATTTAATTTCCCCATTCTCAATTCTTTCCGATCGTTTCCTTTTGAAGCTTTGCCTTTACTTTTTAAACGCATCTATGGAACGGCGTTTGTGGACTATGGCCAAGTCAAAGGGGACTACTATGATGGTGCAAGTAGTGCTTGGATCGGCACTGACTTTGACAAAGCCTTTGCGGGTTATGGAATTGAGATTCACACAGAGTGGACTCTTCTTCACCATGTGCCACTGAAACTCAGCTTGGGGATCTTTAACCCCATCCATAAAATTCCTGGGGTGGCCACTGGGAGCCAAATCTTTTTGAACTTTGCTACACCCAGCATCCCGAACTGAGCCCTACCACCACCCTTGGGGCTGACTCCTCTTTGACTTGAGGTTAGATTTTAGATTTTTGAATAGATCTAGTTTTTTAATATATATACTCAAAATGCTCAGACAGTGACGTTTGGCATGATTTTGCCCGACAAAATCATGCCAAGCCGAACTCGCATTTCGACCATATATATTAAAAAAAAAACTAGGATCTATTCAAAAATTCAAATCTAACCTCAAGCCAAAGAGAGTTGCGCCAGAGGCGCTGTATTGCGTTATTTGTTTGGTCATGGATAGATGGAGACTCACAAATCAGCTAATTTACGCTCTCTTCTTGACTTAGTGTAACAGACCAAAAATTAAGGAGAGTGTGCAGGAGGGAGCCTTGGATCAAAGCAATATTGATTGATCAAAGATCTAGTTCGTGGCGAACAGCAAATGGAAGAAGCGGGTGTGATTGATTTTTCACCTGCATTTGACCCTGCAAACATTCTGCTTAAAGGAACGGTTGAGTTCTTACAAAGCCTAAAGGCCCAATTCATTCGCAATGCCACGATTTTTAATCAACTTAAGAACACCAATCTTGGACAAATCAAGATTTATGGAATTTCAAAAACTC
This portion of the Pseudobdellovibrionaceae bacterium genome encodes:
- the tsaD gene encoding tRNA (adenosine(37)-N6)-threonylcarbamoyltransferase complex transferase subunit TsaD produces the protein MALPSPILCLAVETSCDDSSVAVVDSTGFVYRQLGADQNAVHEPFGGVVPEVASRNHTKNVLPLIDQVLGDLNLKPQDLAGLAVTNRPGLVGSLLVGLVTIKTLSLSWKLPFVGVNHLEGHILAPWLRDEKHSAPSLQDSVPALVLAVSGGHTQLYYFEEYGKYKVLGHSIDDAAGEALDKFAKELGLGFPGGAQLDKWARQGDPLKYQFSQGLLHKGLDFSFSGTKASAMRLLHSLGPEQVEASIKDLCASYEKSVVDVLITKLKRALESYPQVKTIAITGGVSANTYLRQRATELGLSLGKKILIPPLRYCTDNAAMIGYTGAKKLADQKSDTQDLAPMAQSMPEDFIW
- a CDS encoding tetratricopeptide repeat protein, producing MKHLTQTASLYALLLGSLFFMSGCLVLRSEMSPNAPVNPQKHRQSPQESKLQKEKAELELKLKNYDEQFRELLGRIEEMEAKASTQGDAASQDKVKDLEAALSEMVGQQEALKKEIAELRASGAKASTAESKKAAATGDLAVADKHFSTGNWSAAIEEFQKYRELNPKSTEIPLVTYKIGVCFQELGMKSEAKTFYNSVIKRFPNDRAAKFAKFRLDSL
- a CDS encoding OmpA family protein, whose translation is MKTIIMAFAVLTLAFSVTNCASKKKSGDTSVLEPDGGDPLSQGGVLDASGMNDQALNPSAAGSDAGAIPGLYTVNFPYDGSNLTDDAKQKLASNAEWMNANPNVKVQVEGHCDERGSIEYNLALGERRAKAVKNYLVSLGVSSKQLVTISYGEERLLSYGDTEGDHSKNRRANFLPLQ